A segment of the Panicum hallii strain FIL2 chromosome 1, PHallii_v3.1, whole genome shotgun sequence genome:
gatcGGTTTCAGTTGACCATGTACAGGATAGGATGCATTTCGTAGGATGGCTTCTACCCTAAGCTAGTGCTTCCGCGAGCATTTGTTTTTTGCCAAAAAAAATTGAGGGTTCAAGCCCCACGTGAACTGCCGTGCCCCTATCTAGGTGCTAAAGGGGGCCCCGTCAAGTATGTATGGGTGACTACAAGCATGATTGGGTGATGATTTTTACATGTGTGGTGGTTGCAGTACTGAGTTTGTGGATAGAGGCCTCAATATGAGCTATCAGTTACTAGCCTATTAGCCTCATTCAGTTTATCTGCGTTTCGTGTTGTTGGGGGATTTTGCGGAGCCATGTCACGTTATCTCTGCTTTCAGTTCATTGATGCTGCTTTTTGTCCATTTCTAGTAATCTAACGGGTGTTTAATACAATACAGGTCTCAAGATGATCGGTTCACTCGTTACCGGAGTTCTAACGTAAGCAGTGGGCTGACCTTTTTTTTACCCTCATTCGTTGCAATGGCACAATGTTCTTTGTCAGACCTGTTTGatctatttttatttttctgtCTTGCAGCCTTGTTCTTGGATATGCATACCCTGCCTATGACTGCTACAAGACGGTGGAGCTAAACAGGCCTGAGGTCGAGCAGTTGCGGTTCTGGTGTCAGTACTGGTTCGTTAATCGTGCACCCTTCTGTTTGGGAAATTGCATATGCATTTCACTTCACCTTATAGGCCATGATTTTTGCAGGATTTTACTTGCAGTTCTCACTGTACTGGAGAGAGTTGGGGAAAATTTCGTGTCATGGTAATGCTATCCATGCTCCTTTTGGACTTGCCATTTTTGTTAACCTTTTAAGATGGTTGAAATTGGGGGGATAGCTTACCTGCTTGCCCTTTATTCTATTCTTAAACAGGTTACCAATGTATAGTGAAGCAAAGCTGGCATTTATTGTGTACTTGTGGTATCCAAAGACACGTGTACGATATTCTGTCCCTTTTAATTGTTAAGATATACTTTTCTCATGGTCTGTTTGTAACACAGTCTTGTTTCAGGGGACTGCCTATGTGTACGAGACTTTCTTCAAGCCATACATCGCAAAGCATGAAACTGAGATTGACCGAAATCTGCTTGAGTTGAGGACAAGAGCTGGTGACATGGCAGTTGTTTACTTCCAGAGGGTTGCAAACTATGTCCAGACAAGGTCCTATGAAATCTTGCAGTATATTGCCTCACAGTCACCGTCTCAAAGACCTCGCCCTCAGGtactgcttccttgattgccaTTTCTCTTTGCAATTAGAACTATTTAGCGACTAGAGTTGTAACTCATGCAATACAGTTGATGTATGTACCTAAGTGTTCCCTTCCCAGTGCATGAGGCATCAGATATCTGTCCTCTTGTTCTATCTAGCATTCTTT
Coding sequences within it:
- the LOC112903549 gene encoding putative HVA22-like protein g; protein product: MIGSLVTGVLTLVLGYAYPAYDCYKTVELNRPEVEQLRFWCQYWILLAVLTVLERVGENFVSWLPMYSEAKLAFIVYLWYPKTRGTAYVYETFFKPYIAKHETEIDRNLLELRTRAGDMAVVYFQRVANYVQTRSYEILQYIASQSPSQRPRPQGQQQQQRPPPPRTRQVNPGPPPVPAPSAPPMPPQPAQAQVPPAPPRPPVPVAPPGAVPPTQPQPPPAPGAAATNGPQNTEAMQVDPPRASTSSAPPPLPSEETLIEEAIRLTRGRLRRRMAAGSGPPPN